A single genomic interval of Musa acuminata AAA Group cultivar baxijiao chromosome BXJ3-4, Cavendish_Baxijiao_AAA, whole genome shotgun sequence harbors:
- the LOC135635396 gene encoding E3 ubiquitin-protein ligase APD2-like isoform X1, whose amino-acid sequence MDAPTLLLLPASSSPSLPPLSPSSSSQPSPPPPPPRRPSISYRIGISITNATSRQARDDAWSCLVILLTFWFFASMTLILGFYGSSNLVLGPNSSRILRANSWFVQDIQVKAEEGLRLVPTLYGFLEPPPLDVLTTWSENRNVSMPSNFHQEWIYYLNEGAQVEITYSVKSHGTYPLILVIAQGKDDLVQWIERPSHPNITLSWSLIHGNGKIQQTIDKPSDYYIAVGNLNNIEIQVQLTFRIQAVLYNTTGAYYKCSLHHRFCALKLSLQRANVAILTTPAPDPTMQISEWYVKLSYGPRWITYFAGSGLMTLMIFMAFQIFSSLQCDTQENTTHQTAEVTTERRPLLANKDDDSQSLGSSYESVSHDEEDIEEQPATGPELLKDGEINNSQELCAICCDAPRDCFFLPCGHCAMCFTCGTRILDEAGICPICRRKMKKVRKIFAV is encoded by the exons ATGGACGCCCCGACGCTCCTCTTGCTCCCCGCTTCTTCTTCCCCCTCTCTTCCCCctctttctccctcttcctcctcgcaaccatcgccgcctccgcctcctcctcggcGTCCAAGCATCTCCTATCGCATCGGCATCTCGATCACCAATGCCACTTCACGGCAGGCGAGAGACGACGCGTGGTCCTGCCTGGTCATCCTCCTCACATTCTGGTTCTTCG CCTCCATGACGTTGATCCTCGGTTTCTATGGCTCCTCCAACCTCGTCTTGGGCCCGAATTCCTCCCGGATTCTGCGGGCCAATTCATGGTTCGTGCAGGATATACAG GTTAAAGCGGAAGAGGGGTTGAGGCTCGTCCCGACGCTGTATGGGTTTCTTGAGCCTCCGCCGCTCGACGTATTGACGACGTGGTCGGAGAACCGAAACGTGTCCATGCCATCCAACTTCCACCAG GAATGGATATACTATCTCAACGAGGGTGCTCAAGTCGAGATTACTTACAGCGTGAAATCACATGGCACATACCCATTGATCCTCGTCATCGCGCAAG GCAAGGACGACCTTGTTCAATGGATTGAGCGACCATCACATCCTAATATAACACTGTCATGGTCACTCATACATG GTAATGGAAAAATTCAGCAGACTATTGACAAGCCTTCTGATTATTATATTGCTGTGGGTAATTTGAACAACATAGAAATCCAG GTTCAACTAACCTTCAGAATCCAGGCAGTCTTGTACAATACAACTGGGGCATATTACAAATGTTCACTACATCATAGGTTCTGTGCTTTGAAGTTGTCCTTACAAAGGGCCAATGTTGCAATTCTAACAACTCCAGCCCCAGACCCA ACTATGCAGATTAGTGAATGGTATGTTAAGCTGTCATATGGGCCCCGGTGGATTACTTATTTTGCAGGATCAG GTCTGATGACTCTAATGATTTTCATGGCGTTCCAAATATTTAGCAGTCTACAGTGTGACACTCAAGAAAATACTACTCATCAAACAGCAGAGGTGACAACCGAGAGGCGTCCTCTGCTTGCTAACAAGGATGATGACAGTCAGAGCTTAGGATCATCCTATGAATCTGTTTCCCATGATGAGGAAGATATTGAAGAGCAGCCTGCAACGGGACCAGAGTTGCTTAAAGATGGGGAAATCAACAACTCCCAAGAGCTCTGCGCCATCTGTTGTGATGCTCCGAGGgattgtttctttcttccttgTGGACACTGTGCCATGTGCTTTACATGTGGGACAAG GATATTGGATGAGGCTGGCATATGTCCCATCTGCCGGAGGAAGATGAAGAAAGTGAGGAAAATTTTTGCAGTTTGA
- the LOC135635396 gene encoding E3 ubiquitin-protein ligase APD2-like isoform X2, with the protein MDAPTLLLLPASSSPSLPPLSPSSSSQPSPPPPPPRRPSISYRIGISITNATSRQARDDAWSCLVILLTFWFFASMTLILGFYGSSNLVLGPNSSRILRANSWFVQDIQVKAEEGLRLVPTLYGFLEPPPLDVLTTWSENRNVSMPSNFHQEWIYYLNEGAQVEITYSVKSHGTYPLILVIAQGKDDLVQWIERPSHPNITLSWSLIHGNGKIQQTIDKPSDYYIAVGNLNNIEIQVQLTFRIQAVLYNTTGAYYKCSLHHRFCALKLSLQRANVAILTTPAPDPISEWYVKLSYGPRWITYFAGSGLMTLMIFMAFQIFSSLQCDTQENTTHQTAEVTTERRPLLANKDDDSQSLGSSYESVSHDEEDIEEQPATGPELLKDGEINNSQELCAICCDAPRDCFFLPCGHCAMCFTCGTRILDEAGICPICRRKMKKVRKIFAV; encoded by the exons ATGGACGCCCCGACGCTCCTCTTGCTCCCCGCTTCTTCTTCCCCCTCTCTTCCCCctctttctccctcttcctcctcgcaaccatcgccgcctccgcctcctcctcggcGTCCAAGCATCTCCTATCGCATCGGCATCTCGATCACCAATGCCACTTCACGGCAGGCGAGAGACGACGCGTGGTCCTGCCTGGTCATCCTCCTCACATTCTGGTTCTTCG CCTCCATGACGTTGATCCTCGGTTTCTATGGCTCCTCCAACCTCGTCTTGGGCCCGAATTCCTCCCGGATTCTGCGGGCCAATTCATGGTTCGTGCAGGATATACAG GTTAAAGCGGAAGAGGGGTTGAGGCTCGTCCCGACGCTGTATGGGTTTCTTGAGCCTCCGCCGCTCGACGTATTGACGACGTGGTCGGAGAACCGAAACGTGTCCATGCCATCCAACTTCCACCAG GAATGGATATACTATCTCAACGAGGGTGCTCAAGTCGAGATTACTTACAGCGTGAAATCACATGGCACATACCCATTGATCCTCGTCATCGCGCAAG GCAAGGACGACCTTGTTCAATGGATTGAGCGACCATCACATCCTAATATAACACTGTCATGGTCACTCATACATG GTAATGGAAAAATTCAGCAGACTATTGACAAGCCTTCTGATTATTATATTGCTGTGGGTAATTTGAACAACATAGAAATCCAG GTTCAACTAACCTTCAGAATCCAGGCAGTCTTGTACAATACAACTGGGGCATATTACAAATGTTCACTACATCATAGGTTCTGTGCTTTGAAGTTGTCCTTACAAAGGGCCAATGTTGCAATTCTAACAACTCCAGCCCCAGACCCA ATTAGTGAATGGTATGTTAAGCTGTCATATGGGCCCCGGTGGATTACTTATTTTGCAGGATCAG GTCTGATGACTCTAATGATTTTCATGGCGTTCCAAATATTTAGCAGTCTACAGTGTGACACTCAAGAAAATACTACTCATCAAACAGCAGAGGTGACAACCGAGAGGCGTCCTCTGCTTGCTAACAAGGATGATGACAGTCAGAGCTTAGGATCATCCTATGAATCTGTTTCCCATGATGAGGAAGATATTGAAGAGCAGCCTGCAACGGGACCAGAGTTGCTTAAAGATGGGGAAATCAACAACTCCCAAGAGCTCTGCGCCATCTGTTGTGATGCTCCGAGGgattgtttctttcttccttgTGGACACTGTGCCATGTGCTTTACATGTGGGACAAG GATATTGGATGAGGCTGGCATATGTCCCATCTGCCGGAGGAAGATGAAGAAAGTGAGGAAAATTTTTGCAGTTTGA
- the LOC135636764 gene encoding probable inorganic phosphate transporter 1-8, translating into MAGDQLQVLNALDVAKTQWYHFTAIVIAGMGFFTDAYDLFCISLVTKLLGRIYYFDPSSASPGTLPPNVAAAVNGVAFCGTLTGQLFFGWLGDKLGRKKVYGMTLMLMVICSVASGLSFGHTAKGVVATLCFFRFWLGFGIGGDYPLSATIMSEYANKKTRGAFIAAVFAMQGFGILAGGIVAIVVSAAFKNHFDAPTYAVDPAGSTVPEADYIWRIILMLGAAPAALTYYWRMKMPETARYTALVAKNAKQAAADMSKVLQVEILEEQEKVEQLTMKEANSFGLFSREFARRHGVHLVGTTTTWFLLDIAFYSQNLFQKDIFSAIGWIPKAATMNAIEEVFRIARAQTLIALCGTVPGYWFTVAFIDTMGRFAIQLMGFFFMTVFMLGLAIPYHHWTTSGNHIGFVVMYGFTFFFANFGPNSTTFIVPAEIFPARLRSTCHGISAAAGKAGAIVGAFGFLYAAQSRDPTKRDKGYPAGIGVRNALFVLAASNLVGLIFTFLVPESKGKSLEEMSGENEEEQDTSSPAPYGRTVPV; encoded by the coding sequence ATGGCAGGAGATCAGCTCCAAGTCCTCAATGCTCTGGATGTCGCCAAGACGCAGTGGTACCACTTCACGGCCATAGTCATCGCCGGCATGGGCTTCTTCACCGACGCCTACGACCTCTTCTGCATCTCCCTCGTCACCAAGCTCCTCGGTCGCATCTACTACTTCGACCCCAGCTCGGCGTCGCCCGGGACGCTCCCGCCCAACGTGGCTGCCGCTGTGAATGGTGTCGCCTTCTGCGGCACCCTCACCGGCCAGCTCTTCTTTGGGTGGCTCGGTGATAAGCTCGGCCGCAAGAAGGTCTACGGCATGACCCTCATGCTCATGGTCATCTGCTCCGTCGCCTCCGGCCTCTCCTTCGGCCACACCGCCAAGGGCGTCGTGGCCACGCTCTGCTTCTTCCGCTTCTGGCTCGGCTTTGGCATCGGCGGCGACTACCCGCTTTCCGCCACCATCATGTCGGAGTACGCCAACAAGAAGACCCGCGGCGCGTTCATCGCCGCCGTCTTCGCCATGCAGGGCTTCGGCATCCTCGCCGGCGGGATCGTCGCCATCGTGGTCTCTGCCGCTTTTAAGAACCACTTTGATGCGCCGACCTACGCCGTTGACCCTGCCGGCTCCACCGTGCCGGAGGCCGACTACATCTGGCGCATCATCCTCATGCTCGGTGCGGCGCCGGCGGCCCTGACATACTACTGGCGGATGAAGATGCCCGAGACCGCGCGATACACCGCCCTGGTCGCCAAGAACGCGAAGCAGGCGGCCGCGGACATGTCGAAGGTCCTCCAGGTGGAGATCTTGGAGGAGCAGGAGAAGGTCGAGCAGCTGACCATGAAGGAGGCCAACAGCTTCGGCCTCTTCTCCAGGGAGTTCGCCCGCCGGCACGGCGTCCACCTCGTCGGCACCACCACCACCTGGTTCCTCCTCGACATCGCCTTCTACAGCCAGAATCTCTTCCAGAAGGACATCTTCAGCGCCATCGGGTGGATCCCCAAGGCGGCCACCATGAACGCCATCGAGGAGGTGTTCCGGATCGCCCGGGCGCAGACGCTCATCGCGCTCTGCGGCACCGTGCCGGGCTACTGGTTCACCGTCGCCTTCATCGACACCATGGGCCGGTTCGCCATCCAGCTCATGGGCTTCTTCTTCATGACCGTGTTCATGCTCGGCCTCGCCATCCCCTACCATCACTGGACCACCTCGGGCAACCACATCGGCTTCGTCGTCATGTACGGGTTCACCTTCTTCTTCGCCAACTTCGGGCCCAACAGCACCACCTTCATCGTGCCGGCGGAGATCTTCCCGGCGCGGCTGCGGTCCACATGCCACGGCATCTCGGCAGCCGCGGGCAAGGCCGGGGCCATCGTGGGCGCCTTCGGATTCCTGTACGCGGCGCAGAGCCGGGATCCGACGAAGCGGGACAAGGGGTACCCTGCCGGCATCGGCGTCCGCAACGCGCTCTTCGTGCTCGCGGCATCCAATCTTGTGGGCCTTATCTTTACCTTCCTGGTGCCCGAGTCGAAGGGCAAATCGCTGGAGGAAATGTCCGGCGAGAACGAAGAGGAGCAGGACACCTCCTCCCCTGCTCCTTACGGCAGGACAGTCCCTGTTTAG
- the LOC135636765 gene encoding serine/threonine-protein kinase PCRK1-like, with product MRMNCFQFLNGEKMVPQSRKSSSTRSNSSRSTDRDRRVSESDFNSSSDMSDFLVGRSRFASLSQRRNNFRIFTFEELKHATRNFSRSLMIGEGGFGCVYKGIIQSSNDPSTTLDVAVKQLSRGGLQGHKEWLTEVDVLGVVEHPNLVKLIGYCAENDERGIQRLLIYEFMPNRSVEDHLSIRSITTLSWPIRLKIALDAANGLTYLHEGGEFQIIFRDLKTSNILLDAHWNAKLSDFGLARQGPTDGLSHVSTAIVGTMGYAAPEYIQTGRLTAKSDIWSYGVVLYELITGRQPMDRNRPRKEQKLLEWVKPYTSDAKKFHLIVDPKIDDNYCLKQAMELSAVANKCLMRSPKLRPKMSDVLGMVQRIVCTENGTLRHPSSHFPEERSCREREGRGMDLKTRISDLKV from the exons ATGCGGATGAACTGCTTTCAATTTTTGAACGGGGAGAAGATGGTGCCCCAGTCTAGGAAGTCTTCCTCAACTAGATCAAATAGCAGTAGATCAACAGATCGTGATAGGAGGGTATCTGAATCTGACTTCAACTCTTCATCAGACATGAGTGATTTTTTGGTAGGAAGGTCCCGGTTCGCTAGCTTGTCCCAGAGACGAAACAATTTCAGAATTTTCACCTTCGAAGAACTGAAACACGCTACGCGGAACTTTAGCCGCTCACTAATGATTGGAGAAGGCGGGTTCGGATGTGTTTATAAAGGTATAATCCAGAGTTCCAACGATCCAAGTACAACACTTGATGTTGCAGTAAAACAATTGAGCCGTGGAGGCCTCCAG GGACACAAGGAATGGTTAACTGAAGTGGATGTTCTTGGGGTGGTTGAacatccaaatcttgtaaaactaatTGGCTACTGTGCTGAAAACGATGAAAGAGGAATTCAACGACTTCTCATTTATGAGTTTATGCCTAACAGAAGCGTGGAAGATCATTTATCAATTCGCTCCATCACAACTCTATCGTGGCCCATTAGACTTAAAATAGCACTTGATGCTGCTAATGGCTTGACATACTTGCACGAAGGAGGAGAATTTCAG ATAATTTTTCGAGATCTAAAGACATCTAACATCCTCTTGGATGCACACTGGAATGCAAAATTATCTGACTTTGGTTTGGCTAGACAAGGGCCAACAGATGGGTTAAGTCATGTTTCAACAGCG ATTGTTGGAACTATGGGATATGCAGCACCAGAGTACATACAAACTGGACGCCTTACAGCCAAGAGTGATATCTGGAGCTACGGTGTTGTTCTTTATGAGCTAATCACTGGTCGTCAACCAATGGACAGGAACCGTCCGAGAAAGGAGCAGAAGCTATTGGAGTGGGTCAAACCATACACATCCGATGCCAAGAAGTTTCACTTGATCGTAGATCCAAAGATAGACGATAATTACTGTTTAAAACAGGCGATGGAATTGTCTGCAGTTGCAAACAAGTGTCTAATGCGAAGCCCAAAGTTGAGGCCAAAGATGAGTGATGTGTTAGGGATGGTGCAAAGGATTGTATGTACAGAAAATGGAACCCTCCGGCATCCTTCGAGTCATTTTCCCGAGGAAAGAAGTTGTCGAGAACGAGAAGGAAGAGGAATGGACTTGAAGACTAGGATTAGTGATCTGAAGGTATAA
- the LOC135636762 gene encoding RNA polymerase sigma factor sigF, chloroplastic-like, which produces MEAGTRLLSPSPPPKQARTYIRNPSFGSVARLHDQAVRTIRSVPAASVVRPVSASTLSKDQQDDRRASFNKDENRATATLFKQLTDVGSSDNKEKEEYDFDRHQRGSEDQLLYRSGLLDPFPSFHCKEKSLLAMSIEQEDSTKSIGQDKRMQSANGTNFMTLVDVLALATRATMASREATSLAEKSNILAAQLLESHSSRLNYDGSTKETVIEEKMTVRSKRLLKRQSKKLKSFILGDTRSAAEINKKINRSLDSNDPLRSFLWGPETKQLLTVKEEKDLFVQIQDLMRLEEVQQRLQVQFNREPTLAEWAQSVGMSCDVLRSLISSGRRSRDKMIYANFRLVVHLARQYEGKGLKFRDLLQEGSRGLMKSLEKFKPNAGCRFPTYSYWWIRQSIRKAIFQNSRIIRLPDNIYAFLKEIKYARRLCIQEGRLPTNEEIAKRVGITVKKLEKLLLYFRDPVSIQEHAWQNVTFQEITADPGVEIPDLIVAKQLMRQHVHDILKTLKPRERKIIQYRFGMHENKKKTLSEIGDIYGLSNERIRQLESRALNKLKEWCLTTQGLKAYRDLLV; this is translated from the exons ATGGAAGCTGGTACGAGGCTCCTTTCTCCATCACCTCCGCCCAAGCAAGCAAGAACATACATTAGGAATCCTTCCTTCGGTTCAG TTGCGAGGCTACATGATCAAGCTGTTCGGACAATTAGATCTGTGCCTGCTGCATCGGTTGTGCGTCCTGTTTCGGCATCAACTCTTTCAAAGGACCAACAGGATGATCGTAGAGCTAGTTTTAACAAGGATGAAAATAGAGCAACA GCAACACTGTTTAAACAGCTAACGGATGTTGGAAGTTCAGATAACAAAGAGAAGGAAGAGTATGATTTTGACCGACATCAGAGAGGATCTGAAGACCAATTGCTTTATCGTTCGGGTTTGTTGGATCC ATTCCCATCTTTCCACTGCAAGGAAAAATCCCTATTAGCGATGTCCATCGAACAAGAAGACAGTACTAAGTCTATAGGTCAAGATAAGAGAATGCAGTCCGCTAATGGTACAAATTTCATGACACTGGTGGATGTTCTCGCCCTTGCTACAAGAGCTACAATGGCCTCTAGAGAAGCCACATCACTGGcagaaaaatcaaatattttagcagCACAGCTTCTTGAATCTCATTCTTCTCG CTTAAATTATGATGGATCAACCAAGGAAACTGTGATCGAAGAAAAAATGACCGTCAGATCGAAACGATTGTTGAAGAGGCAGTCCAAGAAACTCAAAAGTTTCATCCTCGGAGATACTAGATCAGCAGCTGAAATTAACAAGAAGATAAATAGAAGTCTTGATTCAAATGACCCCCTTAGATCATTTTTATGGGGTCCTGAGACAAAGCAGCTGCTAACTGTTAAAGAAGAAAAGGACTTATTCGTCCAGATACAG GATCTTATGAGATTGGAAGAAGTTCAACAGAGACTTCAGGTACAGTTTAATCGTGAACCAACATTGGCTGAGTGGGCTCAGTCTGTTGGAATGAGCTGTGATGTCCTGCGGTCCTTGATTTCTTCTGGGCGACGCAGCCGGGACAAGATGATCTATGCTAATTTCCGTCTTGTGGTGCATTTGGCTAGACAGTATGAAGGGAAGGGCCTCAAGTTTCGGGATCTATTGCAG GAGGGAAGCAGGGGGCTGATGAAGAGTTTAGAGAAGTTCAAGCCCAATGCTGGCTGCAGGTTTCCGACTTATTCTTATTGGTGGATAAGACAATCAATTAGGAAGGCCATAtttcagaattcacgaatcattcgTCTTCCG GATAACATTTATGCATTTCTAAAGGAGATAAAGTATGCGAGGAGACTGTGCATTCAAGAAGGCCGGCTCCCAACAAATGAAGAGATCGCAAAGCGGGTTGGCATCACAGTTAAGAAATTGGAAAAACTGCTCCTATACTTTAGAGATCCAGTATCAATTCAGGAACATGCTTGGCAGAATGTCACTTTTCAA GAGATCACAGCAGACCCTGGGGTTGAGATTCCTGATCTTATCGTCGCGAAGCAGCTGATGAGACAGCATGTTCACGACATTCTAAAGACCTTGAAGCCAAGGGAGAGGAAGATAATTCAGTACCGGTTTGGAATGCATGAGAACAAGAAGAAGACTCTAAGCGAGATTGGCGATATATATGGCCTGTCGAATGAAAGGATACGACAGCTCGAGAGCCGAGCTCTGAACAAGCTGAAAGAGTGGTGCCTTACAACTCAAGGTCTAAAGGCGTACCGAGACTTGCTCGTCTGA
- the LOC135636477 gene encoding SNF1-related protein kinase regulatory subunit beta-3-like gives MEMIIKFMLQEGVSVVGFEVPRSPDSSYNNPVAGNEDEAREPPLVPAHLHHTSLNYPPSQDDPSSISVPQNVILNHLYIENRDGPRSVVAMGITHRFRSKYVTVVLYKPVQRR, from the exons ATGGAAATGATCAT AAAGTTCATGTTGCAGGAAGGAGTCAGCGTCGTAGGTTTCGAAGTTCCAAGATCACCCGATTCAAGCTACAACAACCCTGTAGCAGGAAATGAAGATGAAGCCCGAGAGCCTCCACTTGTCCCTGCCCATCTGCACCACACCTCGCTGAACTACCCACCCAGCCAAGACGATCCAAGTAGTATCTCAGTTCCCCAAAACGTGATTCTTAATCACCTCTACATTGAGAACCGGGATGGCCCAAGATCTGTTGTAGCTATGGGAATTACCCACCGTTTCCGATCGAAGTACGTGACCGTTGTGCTTTATAAGCCGGTTCAGCGAAGGTGA
- the LOC135635494 gene encoding probable lipid phosphate phosphatase beta, with protein MAADAPTSAAASVVASRPSILRRLVALDTALSLRVHSFCRPVPRPLLKALEISGDGRFWFPIPIALLPLSSASGAAYSLFLGLLLGSLLDLLLVGLIKHLVRRPRPVYNKGMSLTFAVDHWSFPSGHSSRVFFIAAFLRLSSASLRRVLLFDGPIAPARRWIEDYYDGELAELLVWIVSTWSVATSTSRVLLGRHFVLDVIAGAFLGILEALLVLNFLHL; from the coding sequence ATGGCTGCCGACGCTCCGACGTCCGCGGCCGCCTCTGTCGTCGCTTCCCGTCCTTCCATCCTCCGCCGGTTGGTCGCGCTCGACACCGCCCTGTCCCTCCGCGTCCACTCCTTCTGCCGCCCCGTTCCCCGCCCCCTCCTCAAAGCCCTCGAGATCTCCGGCGATGGCCGCTTCTGGTTCCCCATCCCCATCGCCCTCCTTCCCCTCTCCTCCGCCTCTGGCGCCGCCTACTCCCTCTTCCTCGGCCTTCTTCTCGGTTCCCTCCTTGACCTCCTCCTCGTTGGCCTCATCAAGCACCTCGTCCGCCGCCCCCGGCCTGTCTACAACAAGGGCATGAGCCTCACTTTCGCCGTCGACCACTGGTCCTTTCCCAGTGGCCACTCCTCCCGGGTCTTCTTCATCGCCGCCTTCCTCCGCCTCTCCTCCGCCTCCCTCCGCCGCGTCCTTCTCTTCGACGGCCCCATCGCGCCCGCCCGCCGCTGGATCGAGGACTACTACGACGGCGAGCTGGCCGAGCTCCTGGTGTGGATCGTTTCAACCTGGTCGGTGGCCACGTCGACTTCTCGCGTCCTCCTCGGTAGGCATttcgttcttgatgttattgctgGGGCATTCTTGGGCATCTTGGAAGCTCTGCTTGTACTCAATTTCTTGCATCTGTAG